DNA from Arthrobacter sp. StoSoilB19:
TCACAGCCGGCGAGATGATCCGGGACGGTGCCGCTGACCGGGCCATCCTCTTCTGCGGCACCGGAATCGGCGTGGCGATCGCTGCGAACAAAGTGGACGGCATCCGCGCCACCGCTGCCCACGACTCCTTCTCCGTGGAACGCTCCATCCTGTCCAACGACTGCCAGGTGCTCACCATGGGCCAGCGCGTGGTGGGCATCGAGCTCGCACGGCGGCTTGCGAAGGAATGGATCGGCTACACGTTCGATCCGACGTCGGCCTCCGCCGGGAAGGTCAAGGTCCTCACCGACTTTGAGGGCTGCTAGCGCTGGCGCGAAGCTGGGCGGGCTTACCCGTCCAGCTTCGCGCGGAGCCCTCCGATGATGACGTCGAGCCCGAAGTCGAACGCATGGTTGCCGCGCTCCGCCGGAGGGCCGGCATGGCTGACGGCGCGCTTGAGCGTGGGATAGCCCTCCGCCGGCGGATCCCAGACGACGTCCGGCGCGGCCAGATCCAGGGCCGCGCCCAACGCAAAGCTGTCAATCGTGGAAATCGCCGACACCACGTCCCGGCCACGGAAACCGGCAGCCTCCAAGGCAAGCGCGAGGTCCTCGTAAAGCCCGATGACCTCGGGGTCGGTAATGGACTGGAGCACCATCAGGGGTGCCAGCCGCGGATGGCGGGCAAAGGCGTCCCGGTAGGCGCGGATCAGGATCCGCAGGGCACCTTCCCAGTCCTCATGGTCCACCGGCGGATACGGCTCCTCGGTGATGATGCGGTGCCTGAGCAGTTCCAGGATCTGGTCCCGTCCCGAGACATGGTTGTA
Protein-coding regions in this window:
- a CDS encoding RpiB/LacA/LacB family sugar-phosphate isomerase, with protein sequence MATKGNTMGLRLIVGADEAGVDYKDKILADLRTDPRVSEVLDIGVNRSDAPDDFTRPYPYVGITAGEMIRDGAADRAILFCGTGIGVAIAANKVDGIRATAAHDSFSVERSILSNDCQVLTMGQRVVGIELARRLAKEWIGYTFDPTSASAGKVKVLTDFEGC
- a CDS encoding TetR/AcrR family transcriptional regulator C-terminal domain-containing protein; the encoded protein is MGRPPLPLISVEALTTAALELVDQSGDFSFPKLARKIGVSQSSIYNHVSGRDQILELLRHRIITEEPYPPVDHEDWEGALRILIRAYRDAFARHPRLAPLMVLQSITDPEVIGLYEDLALALEAAGFRGRDVVSAISTIDSFALGAALDLAAPDVVWDPPAEGYPTLKRAVSHAGPPAERGNHAFDFGLDVIIGGLRAKLDG